From the Vibrio algarum genome, one window contains:
- a CDS encoding TonB-dependent siderophore receptor, whose product MNKNRNKSEFQLSAITSAIALTLTFSFSGVALANTTDPHLDTETIQVLGQSYRNTATKTSLEPEETPQGVTVIDGEVLEQRGVKSLNQALRYAPGVVTETKGGAVTMYDTFAIRGFGVQQSYYDGLILQYLNGWNLQPQIDPIALQQVEIFKGPSSVLYGSMPPGGMVNMIAKTPQQEAATNLGLAAGSRNLIEASIDTTGQFGDSGLNYRLVALARKQDGQVDNTEEERYVIAPSVDWQVNDKTLINFNLYYQNDPAMGMNSSLPSSGMITSNTNGTTSASTFAGDNNWSAFEREFLMLGYKINHDLSDNWSFLQNVRYTDADLMQENTYHIASNFDESTGVLGRNIYSTEEESTGFVIDNQLSGYVYTGDIEHNLLFGLDYQKLDGESSYKEYSTSNASFYAFNIFSPNNDMLDRNSLTESYNAKDDISVEQLGVYFQNQMRWEKAVLIAGGRYDSYESNSKYVDDYSTSDTKADHEQFSYRLGALYEFDNGVAPFASYATSFEPATGVNADGEAYKPEVGEQIEVGLKYQSDDQTKNASVSIFHIVKSDALMANPDDLWGPELQLGEVTSQGLEVQAQFLLNDSWDVNASYTYIDMEITQDSEGGLEGTTPIYVPEHSANLWSTYQFYQGVLAGTRVGTGVRYVGEMQMDAANTDKVPSYTLVDLSVGYDLKGVSESFNGASVNLVANNLFNTEYYTCYDSANCWYGAEQTVELNFNFQY is encoded by the coding sequence ATGAATAAAAATCGCAACAAATCTGAGTTTCAACTCAGTGCCATCACAAGTGCAATTGCTCTCACTTTGACATTCTCTTTTTCTGGAGTCGCACTTGCTAATACAACCGATCCTCATTTAGATACAGAAACTATTCAAGTTTTAGGTCAGTCATATCGAAACACGGCAACGAAAACGTCATTAGAGCCTGAAGAAACTCCGCAAGGGGTAACGGTTATTGATGGAGAAGTACTAGAACAGCGCGGCGTTAAATCACTAAATCAAGCGCTTCGCTATGCCCCCGGAGTTGTGACAGAAACGAAAGGTGGCGCGGTGACGATGTACGATACTTTTGCCATTCGTGGATTTGGTGTACAGCAAAGTTATTATGATGGATTGATTTTGCAATATCTAAATGGTTGGAACCTACAGCCGCAAATCGATCCGATAGCACTCCAGCAAGTCGAAATATTTAAAGGACCTTCATCGGTGTTGTATGGGTCAATGCCACCGGGTGGAATGGTTAATATGATCGCAAAAACACCTCAACAAGAAGCAGCAACAAACCTAGGTTTAGCAGCGGGTTCACGTAACTTAATTGAAGCATCTATTGATACAACAGGGCAATTTGGTGATAGCGGCTTGAATTATCGTTTAGTTGCATTAGCGCGCAAGCAAGATGGCCAAGTTGACAATACTGAAGAAGAACGTTATGTCATTGCACCATCAGTTGACTGGCAAGTGAACGACAAGACGCTAATAAATTTCAATCTGTATTATCAAAATGATCCTGCTATGGGAATGAACTCTTCTCTCCCATCATCGGGAATGATTACGTCTAATACAAATGGAACGACAAGTGCTTCCACCTTCGCTGGTGATAACAACTGGAGTGCATTTGAACGTGAGTTTTTGATGCTAGGATATAAAATTAATCATGATCTTAGTGATAACTGGTCATTTTTACAAAATGTTCGCTACACAGACGCCGATTTGATGCAAGAGAATACCTATCATATAGCCTCAAATTTTGACGAATCAACCGGTGTTTTAGGTAGGAATATCTATAGCACAGAAGAAGAATCGACGGGTTTTGTCATCGACAATCAGTTGTCAGGTTACGTCTATACCGGTGATATTGAACATAACCTGTTATTTGGTTTGGACTATCAAAAACTTGATGGTGAATCTTCATATAAAGAATATTCGACGTCAAATGCGTCTTTCTACGCATTTAATATTTTTTCACCAAATAATGACATGTTAGATAGAAACTCATTGACTGAATCTTATAACGCCAAAGATGATATTTCTGTTGAGCAACTCGGCGTTTACTTTCAAAACCAAATGCGCTGGGAAAAGGCAGTTCTTATCGCTGGTGGCCGTTATGATAGTTACGAAAGTAACAGTAAATATGTTGATGATTATTCGACTTCAGACACAAAAGCTGATCACGAGCAGTTTTCTTATCGTTTAGGGGCATTATATGAGTTCGATAATGGTGTCGCTCCATTTGCAAGTTATGCGACGAGTTTTGAACCTGCTACTGGCGTTAATGCTGATGGTGAAGCGTATAAACCAGAAGTGGGTGAGCAGATAGAAGTAGGGCTCAAATACCAATCAGATGACCAAACAAAGAATGCTTCCGTATCCATATTCCACATTGTTAAAAGTGATGCTCTGATGGCTAACCCAGACGATCTTTGGGGTCCTGAACTTCAGTTAGGTGAAGTTACGTCGCAAGGACTGGAAGTCCAAGCTCAGTTTCTTCTCAATGATTCTTGGGATGTTAATGCTAGTTACACCTATATCGATATGGAAATAACTCAAGACAGTGAAGGTGGATTAGAAGGTACAACACCGATTTATGTCCCAGAGCACAGTGCGAATCTTTGGTCTACTTACCAGTTTTATCAAGGAGTACTGGCTGGGACTAGAGTTGGTACCGGCGTTCGTTATGTAGGGGAAATGCAAATGGATGCAGCCAATACTGATAAAGTGCCAAGTTATACTCTGGTGGATCTATCTGTTGGTTATGATCTTAAAGGTGTATCGGAATCATTTAACGGAGCCAGCGTAAATTTGGTCGCTAATAATTTGTTTAATACTGAATACTACACCTGTTATGACTCTGCGAACTGCTGGTATGGAGCAGAACAAACGGTTGAGCTCAATTTCAACTTTCAATATTAA
- a CDS encoding siderophore ferric iron reductase produces MTEHRELFQQLDTLCQQVTPYLKGDVARNDATMLIGEMSDLAVIKQLYRAIQSDHPEAGPAYWLTRTWDMLCWQPIYISMIAIYGMKVLPSFEGFSQKKHGAYVMGFQFQTIKFTTDAETERLIEFAGAQLTKLFSHYRMLLASWLRCRPGFVSQIFADALLANIIKMKEVCPELEAIKVIQHSKWWLSSCGLPLGNLRSFATNNDGAVLFKRRSCCLVYKTEGGERCANCPRIREPLCTN; encoded by the coding sequence GTGACTGAACACAGAGAATTATTTCAGCAGTTGGACACTTTGTGTCAACAAGTAACACCTTATTTAAAGGGAGATGTTGCTCGTAATGACGCGACTATGTTAATAGGCGAAATGAGTGACTTGGCTGTCATCAAACAGTTGTATCGCGCTATACAATCGGATCATCCTGAAGCTGGTCCTGCTTACTGGTTAACCCGGACGTGGGACATGCTTTGTTGGCAGCCAATTTATATTAGTATGATTGCCATTTATGGGATGAAGGTGTTGCCTAGCTTTGAAGGGTTTTCTCAGAAGAAACACGGTGCATACGTCATGGGCTTTCAGTTTCAAACGATTAAGTTTACTACTGATGCTGAAACGGAACGACTAATTGAATTTGCTGGTGCACAACTGACCAAACTATTTTCTCATTATCGGATGCTGCTTGCCTCCTGGTTGCGGTGCCGCCCCGGATTTGTAAGCCAGATTTTTGCAGATGCACTATTGGCTAACATCATTAAAATGAAAGAAGTTTGTCCTGAACTAGAAGCTATAAAGGTTATTCAGCATTCTAAATGGTGGTTGTCTTCTTGCGGTTTACCATTAGGTAATCTCAGATCTTTTGCAACAAATAATGATGGGGCTGTGCTTTTTAAAAGGCGCAGTTGCTGCCTCGTGTATAAAACAGAAGGTGGTGAGCGATGTGCAAACTGCCCGCGCATAAGAGAGCCATTATGTACCAATTAA
- a CDS encoding ABC transporter ATP-binding protein produces MYQLSNVKVIRDNRTILDIDELTIDPKAFTIVLGHNGSGKSTLVNLLANLVRPDNGEVTLNGEPLFRYSRKDLARQVAYLPQKLPEVAGLNVEELVRLGRYPWRGLLSRWNMKDKKYIDLALEQTNIVHSRNFLADELSGGERQRAWIAMLLAQQSSLMILDEPTSALDIQYQYQILDLLKCLNQETGKGMIVILHDLNLAIRYATNVVALKHGRVAFEGEAKKLLNSDTLSELFSTKVRLINHPNHHSKVAVIC; encoded by the coding sequence ATGTACCAATTAAGTAACGTAAAAGTGATCCGTGATAATAGAACCATATTGGACATTGACGAACTCACGATTGACCCTAAGGCATTTACTATCGTGCTTGGACACAATGGTTCAGGGAAGTCGACCCTAGTAAACTTGCTGGCTAACTTAGTACGACCTGATAATGGGGAAGTGACGTTAAATGGTGAGCCACTATTTCGATATAGCAGAAAAGATCTTGCTCGTCAGGTAGCTTATTTACCACAAAAGTTGCCCGAAGTTGCAGGACTAAATGTAGAAGAATTGGTTCGTCTTGGACGGTACCCATGGCGTGGTTTACTCTCTCGCTGGAATATGAAAGACAAAAAATATATCGACTTAGCATTGGAACAAACCAATATAGTTCATTCTCGGAATTTTTTGGCAGACGAACTTTCAGGTGGAGAAAGGCAGCGCGCTTGGATCGCAATGTTATTAGCGCAGCAATCAAGCTTAATGATTTTAGACGAGCCTACGTCAGCGTTGGACATACAGTATCAATACCAAATTTTGGATCTACTCAAATGTTTGAATCAAGAAACGGGGAAGGGAATGATCGTGATCCTTCATGACCTCAACTTAGCTATTCGATATGCCACCAACGTAGTAGCGTTAAAACATGGGCGTGTTGCCTTTGAAGGTGAAGCTAAAAAACTATTAAATTCCGACACATTATCTGAGCTTTTTTCTACTAAAGTGCGATTAATTAATCACCCAAACCATCATTCAAAAGTAGCCGTTATATGTTAA
- a CDS encoding iron-siderophore ABC transporter substrate-binding protein has translation MLMKLPYSLSFLALILLFVFNPCYAQITVEDSLGKRTLSSVPIRVATLNWDVAEQVIELGVTPIAMPNIEGYKQWVVKPTASNSIQDIGTRVEPNLERLAELNPDVIIIASPQLDLLDRLEQIAPVLYYQTYSADHNNISSAIENYRRIAKVLGKVEFAEQRLDTMRKRLNDLKQQLSIAYGGSLPNVAVFRFSSLTSIYLYGDNSITQYALNQLGINPALPQPSTQWGVTQKRLMDLNKLFDDSVALYILPFDQEEKLKSSVLWKAMPFVQNNRVNSVESVWSYGGAMSIIYNAEALTQSLLEIAPHKIKTSSDK, from the coding sequence ATGTTAATGAAATTGCCATATTCGTTATCGTTTTTAGCGTTAATATTGCTGTTTGTGTTTAACCCATGTTATGCACAAATAACAGTAGAAGATAGCCTAGGAAAACGAACGTTATCCAGTGTGCCGATTAGGGTTGCCACACTTAATTGGGATGTTGCTGAACAAGTAATAGAGCTAGGCGTTACACCTATCGCCATGCCCAATATTGAAGGGTATAAACAGTGGGTTGTAAAGCCTACAGCATCGAACTCAATTCAAGATATTGGTACCCGTGTTGAACCGAATTTAGAGCGTTTAGCGGAGTTAAATCCGGACGTTATAATTATTGCTTCTCCGCAACTTGACTTGCTAGATAGATTAGAGCAGATCGCTCCTGTGCTTTATTATCAAACCTATAGTGCTGATCATAATAATATAAGTTCGGCAATAGAAAATTACCGTCGAATCGCGAAGGTATTGGGCAAAGTCGAATTTGCAGAGCAGCGTTTAGATACAATGAGAAAAAGGCTTAATGATCTGAAACAACAACTGTCCATTGCTTATGGTGGCTCTCTTCCTAACGTGGCTGTTTTTCGATTCTCTAGCTTAACATCGATCTATTTATATGGTGATAATTCAATTACTCAATACGCTTTGAATCAATTAGGGATTAATCCTGCGCTTCCACAGCCTTCAACACAATGGGGAGTTACACAAAAAAGATTAATGGATTTGAATAAGCTATTTGATGACAGTGTGGCACTTTATATTCTGCCGTTTGACCAAGAAGAGAAACTGAAATCTTCAGTTCTATGGAAAGCGATGCCTTTCGTCCAAAATAACCGAGTAAATAGTGTTGAATCTGTTTGGAGTTACGGTGGAGCCATGTCGATAATTTACAATGCAGAAGCATTAACACAATCACTGCTGGAGATAGCACCGCATAAGATAAAAACGAGTTCGGATAAATAG
- the fhuB gene encoding Fe(3+)-hydroxamate ABC transporter permease FhuB, which yields MIRSYRYFGVLVVGLFLSLQVGSEISLMKQWHLIGSLFTRQTELSEYASILFVESRLPRLTMALLVGGVLGLAGSVMQQLTQNPLVSPLTLGSASGAWLALVICNIFFPVLVNDFSTIFALSGAIMTLLLVVLIAGVRNLSGLPVVLAGMAVNILLGAIATAIVLLNDQYAKNLFIWGAGDLAQNGWDQVVWLLPNIAPALFVFVFAPRVLMLLRLGQTNATARGLNIAPMFFALLCLALWLVSAAISVVGVISFIGLLAPNFARQFGASKPRNELVLSTLLGALLLVFTDTLAIWLSSISLEIVPSGIATAFIGAPALIYFSRKKLNAQDNISLSQPKTHLVFTHSTISILTFVFCMVLFVSVFLARQVVDDSTVWVMKIPTEFGWQLRWPRMVTSIAAGAGIGVSGVLLQRLIYNPLASPDILGISAGATFSLVVGSLFFGVNIFDAAPLTAFLGCLVVLAILILLGKRHNYVPSMMVLSGIALTALIEALVQFSLVRGNEDSYIILSWLAGSTYRVPPYSALFLAVVVALLIGAVCVMQRWLTLISAGRAFAQSRGVEVEKVFIILLCCVALLCGVVTSVMGPVAFVGLLAPHIAVMLGAKKAGQQIITAASTGATLMLFSDWLGQNIVYPSQIAAGTIVSIIGGVYFILLLIKGRLKS from the coding sequence ATGATTCGATCCTATCGCTATTTTGGTGTCCTAGTTGTTGGGTTGTTTTTGTCGTTACAAGTGGGTAGCGAAATCAGTCTCATGAAGCAGTGGCATCTGATTGGTAGTCTATTTACAAGGCAGACTGAGCTATCCGAATATGCATCGATTTTGTTTGTGGAATCCCGTTTACCTAGACTAACGATGGCACTTTTAGTCGGCGGTGTACTCGGTCTTGCTGGTAGTGTAATGCAACAATTGACTCAGAACCCACTTGTTTCCCCACTTACACTGGGGTCGGCTTCGGGAGCTTGGTTAGCTTTGGTTATTTGCAATATATTCTTCCCTGTATTAGTAAATGACTTTTCAACTATTTTTGCACTTTCTGGTGCAATCATGACATTACTGCTGGTGGTTTTAATTGCTGGGGTACGAAATTTGTCAGGTCTCCCAGTTGTACTAGCGGGTATGGCTGTAAACATTTTATTAGGGGCTATCGCCACTGCTATCGTTTTACTTAATGATCAATACGCAAAAAACCTTTTTATATGGGGAGCGGGAGATCTCGCCCAAAATGGTTGGGATCAGGTTGTCTGGTTGTTACCTAACATTGCGCCTGCGCTATTTGTTTTTGTCTTTGCACCGAGAGTACTCATGTTGTTGAGGTTGGGTCAAACTAACGCAACTGCTCGTGGGTTAAATATTGCCCCTATGTTTTTTGCTCTACTTTGTTTGGCGTTGTGGTTAGTATCAGCGGCTATCTCTGTAGTCGGGGTGATCAGTTTTATTGGTTTACTAGCCCCAAATTTTGCTAGGCAATTTGGGGCTAGTAAACCTAGAAATGAGTTAGTGCTTAGTACCTTGTTGGGAGCACTTCTATTAGTTTTTACGGATACCTTAGCTATTTGGCTTAGCTCGATAAGTTTAGAAATTGTTCCAAGTGGAATTGCAACCGCGTTTATTGGTGCTCCGGCGTTAATCTATTTTTCGAGAAAGAAATTGAATGCGCAAGACAATATATCGTTATCACAACCGAAAACGCATTTAGTTTTTACACATTCAACGATATCAATCCTTACTTTTGTTTTTTGCATGGTTTTGTTTGTGAGTGTTTTTTTGGCTAGACAAGTCGTTGATGACTCAACCGTGTGGGTAATGAAAATACCGACGGAATTTGGATGGCAGTTGAGATGGCCACGGATGGTTACATCAATAGCAGCAGGTGCTGGCATTGGAGTGTCTGGCGTCTTGCTTCAACGTTTAATATACAATCCGTTAGCGAGTCCAGATATTCTTGGTATTTCGGCTGGAGCTACGTTTTCTCTGGTTGTCGGTAGTCTGTTTTTCGGCGTCAATATATTTGATGCTGCTCCGTTAACTGCGTTTCTCGGTTGTTTGGTGGTACTAGCTATATTAATACTACTGGGAAAAAGACATAACTATGTCCCTTCGATGATGGTACTAAGTGGGATTGCACTTACCGCATTAATTGAAGCCTTAGTTCAGTTCTCTTTAGTACGTGGTAATGAGGATTCGTATATTATCCTTAGCTGGCTAGCAGGGTCCACCTACCGAGTACCACCTTATTCAGCGTTATTTTTAGCGGTTGTTGTTGCTTTGTTGATCGGGGCCGTATGCGTGATGCAGCGGTGGTTAACGCTTATTTCTGCTGGCAGAGCCTTTGCACAATCAAGAGGCGTTGAGGTTGAAAAAGTATTTATCATATTGCTGTGTTGTGTGGCGTTATTATGCGGTGTAGTTACAAGCGTTATGGGGCCAGTGGCTTTTGTCGGTTTATTAGCGCCTCACATCGCCGTTATGTTAGGTGCAAAGAAAGCGGGCCAACAGATCATTACGGCAGCTTCAACTGGAGCAACATTAATGCTCTTTTCTGATTGGTTAGGGCAAAATATAGTCTATCCTTCGCAAATTGCGGCGGGCACGATAGTATCCATTATAGGCGGGGTTTATTTCATACTCCTCTTAATCAAAGGTCGATTAAAAAGCTAG
- a CDS encoding DUF3450 domain-containing protein, with protein sequence MKKFKNNLGSKSRVMLSLFMITGASHAASIDGSAKIEESAKVERAIINSAQKSQNIVSDSSDHAFELRTEIEALKAEINGLEVYENHLNRLIDSQAKELESAESQLNQISSTRQSIVPLMYQMLDTLTAYVAQDMPIRKDTREERIKSLNELMVQADISDAEKFRRILEAYQIEVDYVNKLGTYTSSIEIEGVVRETEQLYLGHISFIARSLDKQHYWVWVAKQKMWVSLDTVLHNELNHAYSVAEKLATPSLLKLPLSVSKVNQ encoded by the coding sequence ATGAAAAAATTTAAAAACAATTTGGGTTCAAAAAGTAGAGTGATGCTAAGCCTCTTCATGATCACAGGAGCCAGTCATGCCGCTTCTATCGATGGGTCTGCAAAAATCGAAGAGTCTGCAAAAGTTGAGCGTGCCATTATCAATAGTGCTCAAAAGAGTCAAAATATTGTTAGCGATAGTTCCGATCATGCGTTTGAATTGCGAACGGAAATCGAGGCGCTTAAAGCTGAAATTAATGGCTTAGAAGTGTACGAAAATCACCTTAACCGTCTTATAGATAGTCAAGCTAAAGAACTTGAAAGCGCGGAGTCTCAACTCAATCAAATATCAAGTACAAGACAAAGTATTGTGCCTTTGATGTATCAGATGCTGGACACCTTAACTGCGTATGTTGCGCAAGATATGCCAATTCGAAAGGATACGCGAGAGGAGAGAATTAAGTCGCTTAATGAATTAATGGTTCAGGCTGATATCAGCGATGCTGAAAAATTTCGTCGAATTTTAGAGGCGTACCAAATAGAGGTTGATTACGTTAATAAGCTTGGAACTTATACCAGCTCAATTGAAATAGAAGGCGTCGTCCGAGAAACAGAGCAACTGTATCTCGGGCATATATCTTTCATTGCTCGTAGCTTAGATAAGCAACATTATTGGGTGTGGGTAGCGAAACAAAAAATGTGGGTATCATTGGATACGGTTCTACACAATGAACTTAACCATGCTTATTCTGTTGCCGAAAAGCTCGCAACCCCATCGCTTTTAAAGCTGCCTCTTTCCGTGTCGAAGGTAAACCAATGA
- a CDS encoding MotA/TolQ/ExbB proton channel family protein: MKIEMNKGRMTVLSMLLVLSSHVQADLLKTTKQVREQQQIENRAREHAFQADEQALLKLRDQLVFKRQKLDLNIAKLTEQFSDNEQLLAQTEEKLHLESGSLGELFGVARQVAKEFQSSHEDTVSAIGEEEFIANAEFIAAAKTLPSKSHLYALWEAFNRQLAIGSSVTMLDVSYVKPDGIVINKPVLRIGSFGLIDENGYLDWSGERRGAKSYDVQPPNPPPMGVTMSHQKLATLDPSGGKLLEQLSLTPTLQERVKQAGVIGKVILVLLSIGLLIGLTQGIFLLISRLKINAQLKDKENIGSNALGRVLGVYKYDQSPNVEALELRLYETILDEQQKLERGLSMLKLLAALSPMLGLLGTVTGMIETFQVITQFGNADPKMMASGISTALITTVLGLTAAMPMLFMHNVLSTQAENVRTLLEKQGVGLVAQRAEQDVRIS, translated from the coding sequence ATGAAGATTGAAATGAACAAAGGTCGTATGACTGTTTTATCGATGCTGTTGGTGTTGTCTTCCCATGTTCAAGCCGATTTGTTAAAAACGACAAAACAGGTACGGGAACAACAACAGATAGAAAATAGAGCGCGAGAACACGCTTTTCAGGCTGATGAACAAGCGTTATTGAAGCTACGCGACCAGCTTGTTTTTAAACGACAGAAACTGGATCTTAATATCGCGAAACTAACCGAACAATTTAGTGATAACGAGCAGCTTCTCGCGCAAACTGAAGAAAAGCTGCACTTAGAATCGGGTAGTTTAGGTGAGTTATTTGGTGTGGCTAGGCAGGTCGCAAAGGAGTTTCAGTCAAGTCATGAAGATACAGTAAGCGCAATTGGTGAGGAAGAGTTTATAGCTAATGCTGAGTTTATTGCTGCTGCCAAAACCTTGCCATCTAAGTCACACTTATATGCACTTTGGGAAGCGTTTAATCGCCAGTTAGCGATAGGTTCAAGTGTCACTATGCTCGATGTGTCTTATGTTAAGCCTGATGGCATTGTGATAAACAAACCAGTGCTACGGATTGGCTCATTTGGTCTGATTGATGAAAATGGGTACTTAGATTGGTCAGGAGAACGCAGAGGCGCAAAATCTTACGATGTTCAGCCTCCCAATCCTCCCCCTATGGGGGTAACAATGAGCCATCAAAAATTGGCTACTCTCGACCCCTCTGGCGGTAAGTTACTGGAACAACTGTCATTGACCCCTACGTTGCAAGAGAGAGTTAAACAAGCTGGTGTTATTGGCAAGGTAATATTGGTTTTGCTCTCCATTGGTTTATTGATCGGTTTAACACAAGGTATTTTCTTACTCATAAGTCGCTTGAAAATCAATGCACAATTAAAAGACAAAGAGAACATAGGGAGCAACGCATTAGGGCGAGTTTTAGGAGTGTATAAGTATGATCAGTCGCCTAACGTAGAGGCGTTGGAGTTGCGTTTATACGAGACGATATTAGATGAACAACAAAAGTTAGAAAGAGGATTGTCGATGCTCAAGCTACTGGCCGCATTGTCGCCCATGTTAGGCTTACTTGGCACAGTTACCGGTATGATTGAAACATTCCAAGTGATTACTCAATTTGGCAATGCGGACCCTAAGATGATGGCCTCGGGTATTTCTACCGCGCTTATTACCACTGTGCTTGGTTTGACTGCCGCCATGCCAATGTTGTTTATGCACAATGTGTTAAGTACTCAAGCAGAAAATGTACGAACACTATTGGAGAAACAAGGGGTTGGTTTAGTTGCACAACGTGCTGAACAAGACGTAAGGATAAGCTAA
- a CDS encoding ExbD/TolR family protein: protein MRLGNRSKGQDEAQVDMTSMLDIVFIMLIFFIVTSSFVKESGIEVNRPEASNSVSKKEAGIFIAITANNEIYIDKRIVDKERVQANLEQLLTEQPNASVVIQADEFAFNGTVILVMDSAKGAGVANIALATEQK, encoded by the coding sequence ATGAGACTTGGTAATCGCAGCAAGGGGCAGGATGAAGCTCAGGTAGATATGACGTCGATGTTGGATATTGTGTTTATTATGTTGATCTTTTTTATCGTCACTAGTTCGTTTGTTAAAGAGTCTGGAATTGAAGTGAATCGGCCTGAAGCATCCAATTCCGTTAGTAAAAAGGAAGCAGGAATATTTATCGCTATCACAGCAAACAACGAAATTTATATTGATAAGAGAATAGTAGACAAAGAAAGAGTACAAGCCAATCTAGAGCAATTATTAACAGAACAACCCAACGCGTCGGTGGTTATTCAGGCTGATGAGTTTGCGTTTAATGGTACAGTTATTTTGGTCATGGATTCGGCTAAAGGAGCCGGTGTAGCAAATATCGCCTTGGCAACGGAGCAAAAATAG
- a CDS encoding energy transducer TonB — translation MIRLLMALPLAVLLSYSLVGMMAWMVDLNTKETKSEHEALRFNFFMTETEQASQRKSRDLPKPPEMKPLPPEQTFSAITRKQPLDTPTLEPVTEMDVELSVAPVKFAAIAPTLPSVAYDKASIAQQTQPIQLGKTQQVMPLHRKEPDYPKKALQRKIEGYVVVSFDIDRSGKPENIIIEESYPSRVFNREALRALKKWKYQPMLVNGLAQTRYGQRVKLEFKIQ, via the coding sequence ATGATTCGTCTATTGATGGCCTTACCTTTAGCCGTATTACTAAGTTATAGCTTAGTGGGTATGATGGCGTGGATGGTTGACCTGAATACGAAAGAGACGAAGTCGGAACATGAAGCGTTGAGATTTAACTTCTTTATGACTGAAACGGAACAAGCGAGTCAGAGAAAAAGTCGTGACCTGCCGAAGCCACCTGAAATGAAACCTTTACCACCTGAGCAGACCTTTTCGGCCATAACCCGAAAACAACCGTTGGATACGCCAACGTTAGAGCCTGTGACGGAGATGGACGTAGAATTGTCTGTTGCTCCTGTAAAGTTCGCGGCGATTGCGCCAACATTGCCAAGTGTAGCGTATGACAAGGCCTCAATAGCACAACAAACGCAACCTATTCAACTAGGAAAAACGCAACAAGTAATGCCTTTGCATCGAAAAGAACCGGATTACCCGAAAAAAGCGCTGCAAAGAAAGATAGAAGGTTATGTTGTGGTTTCATTCGATATTGATCGCTCAGGTAAACCAGAAAACATCATAATTGAAGAATCCTATCCTTCACGGGTATTTAATCGAGAAGCATTACGAGCATTAAAAAAATGGAAATATCAGCCAATGTTGGTTAATGGATTGGCGCAGACAAGATATGGGCAACGGGTAAAGTTGGAGTTTAAGATCCAGTGA
- a CDS encoding tetratricopeptide repeat protein has translation MIKLKANSMVLALLAFCVMASPQVRAESEQLTQRTARQVQLAYEMQLNEKPNEAIDLLKGVSTTKKYDIAYIARMLGGLYWQIEQPKQAIKALTLAVEEKVLASEQHRDAQRMLADILLMEGEYQLAEYTYRELVPVYTRVSDLELVWLRIAQAQYQQQKWSLVETSINHQQRYLKEAKLQPKVTPLNMKLGAQIAQKNGTVH, from the coding sequence GTGATAAAACTTAAGGCAAACTCTATGGTTCTCGCGTTACTCGCTTTCTGTGTGATGGCCTCACCACAAGTTCGAGCCGAGTCTGAACAACTGACCCAGCGGACGGCAAGGCAGGTGCAATTAGCGTACGAAATGCAACTAAATGAAAAGCCAAATGAGGCGATAGACCTCCTAAAAGGCGTATCAACAACTAAAAAGTACGATATCGCTTATATAGCGCGGATGTTAGGCGGGCTTTATTGGCAAATAGAGCAACCGAAGCAAGCAATCAAAGCGTTAACATTGGCGGTCGAAGAAAAAGTATTAGCGAGTGAACAGCATAGAGATGCCCAACGGATGTTAGCCGATATTCTGTTGATGGAAGGGGAATACCAATTAGCGGAATACACCTACCGAGAACTCGTTCCAGTCTATACACGGGTAAGTGACTTAGAACTGGTTTGGCTCAGAATCGCACAGGCTCAATATCAACAGCAGAAATGGTCTCTGGTTGAGACATCGATTAATCATCAGCAACGTTACCTTAAAGAAGCGAAACTTCAACCAAAGGTAACACCGCTCAATATGAAGCTTGGCGCGCAGATTGCTCAAAAAAATGGCACAGTGCATTGA